From one Rosa rugosa chromosome 4, drRosRugo1.1, whole genome shotgun sequence genomic stretch:
- the LOC133741870 gene encoding GATA transcription factor 25, protein MYGHAHPMDMQNQIPAGGGNDDDAPGPESIDNAHIHYEGHTLEDGGVVVEEATSDDVYIHGGNTDLDMAIPYEGSSQLTLSFRGQVYVFDSVTPDKVQAVLLLLGGSESSSGAQGVDMTTQNQRAITEFPTGCNQPHRAASLNRFRQKRKERCFDKKVRYSVRQEVALRMQRNKGQFTSSKKSDGDYSWGSGQESRQDDSNAETSCTHCGTSSKCTPMMRRGPSGPRSLCNACGLFWANRGVLRDISKRLPGHSQAAGEQGEAEADDSDTGMAIVVHNAADAVPSSNGDNKALVAET, encoded by the exons ATGTACGGACACGCCCACCCCATGGACATGCAAAACCAGATCCCCGCCGGCGGCGGCAACGACGACGACGCGCCGGGCCCGGAGTCCATCGACAACGCTCACATTCACTACGAAGGCCACACGCTCGAGGACGGCGGGGTCGTCGTCGAGGAGGCCACCTCCGATGACGTTTATATTCACGGCGGAAATACCGACCTCGACATGGCTATTCCTTACGAGGGCTCCAGTCAGCTCACGCTCTCGTTTCGTGGCCAAGTCTACGTCTTTGACTCCGTTACGCCTGATAAG GTTCAAGCTGTGCTATTGCTGTTGGGGGGCTCGGAATCATCCTCTGGTGCCCAAGGTGTAGACATGACAACTCAGAATCAGAGG GCCATAACAGAGTTTCCAACAGGCTGTAATCAGCCTCATAGAGCAGCGTCGTTAAATAGGTTTCGTCAAAAGAGGAAAGAACGATGCTTTGATAAGAAAGTCAGATATAGTGTCCGTCAAGAAGTTGCCCTCAG GATGCAGCGTAACAAGGGGCAATTTACTTCTTCCAAAAAGTCAGACGGAGATTACAGCTGGGGTTCTGGCCAAGAGTCAAGGCAAGATGACAGCAATGCAGAAACCTC ATGCACACATTGTGGAACAAGTTCAAAGTGCACACCAATGATGCGGCGTGGTCCATCTGGTCCAAGGTCTCTTTGCAATGCTTGTGGGCTCTTCTGGGCAAACAGG GGGGTTTTGAGGGATATTTCCAAGAGACTGCCAGGTCATTCTCAGGCTGCTGGAGAACAG GGTGAGGCTGAAGCTGATGACTCAGACACTGGAATGGCCATTGTTGTACACAATGCTGCAGATGCTGTTCCCTCATCTAATGGTGATAACAAGGCTTTAGTTGCTGAAACTTAG